ATTCCATATTCTATCCTCTCCGGACTCGTCTTTTCAATTGAGAAGTTCCCGCACCCGCGTGTTCACCACGTCGCCGTTGCGCGTGACGAGCGTTTCGCGGATGATTTCATCTTCCATGTTCAGTTCGAGCTTGCCGTCCTTAACCATGCTCAGTAGGAACGTCGTTATGTTCTTGGAGTACATCTGGCTTGCGTGATAGGCAACCGACGAAGGGAGATTCAGCGGTCCGAGGATGCTCACGCGATCGTGCAGGACCGTCTCGCCCGGTTCGGTTAGCTCGCAGTTGCCGCCCTGTTCGGCGGCCAGATCCACGATCACCGATCCCGGCGGCATCGCTTCCACCATCGCTTTAGTGACCAGAACGGGAGCCTTCTTGCCCGGAACGGCAGCGGTGGTGATGACAATGTCGCTCTTGGCAATAACGCTGTGCATGAGTTCCCGCTGCCTCGCATAGAACTCTTCCCCCATCGCTTTCGCGTAGCCGCCGGAATCCGCCGATTCTTCGGTCTCCAGCTCCAGTTCGACGAACTTGGCGCCGAGACTCTGAACCTCTTCCTTCACTGCCGGACGAATGTCATAGGCATGAACCACCGCTCCCAACCGCTTGGCGGTGGCAATGGCCTGCAATCCGGCCACGCCCGCGCCGATTATGAACACACGCGCCGGAGTGACCGTTCCCGCCGCCGTCATGAACATCGGGAGAAAGCGTGGCAACGCCTCCGCCGCCAGCAGCACGGCTTTGTAGCCCGCACACATGGCCATCGAGGATAGCACATCCATGCTCTGCGCTCTCGTAATTCGCGGCAAGAGTTCCAGAGCAAAGGTCGTTGCACCACGACCAGCAATCTCCTTCATCAGGCCGGGATTACCCAGCGGGTTCATCAGCCCGATTACAGCCTGCCCCTTGCGCAGGAGAGCGATGTCGGCCTCGCGAACCGTGGGCGCTGCCGCAAACATTCCGGTCTGCAAGAGAACATCGGCCTTGTAGAACACCTCCTCGCGACTGGCCAGCACTTTAGCGCCCTTTTGAATGAAGAGCGTGTCCGGGTATTCGGCGTCTGTGCCCGCCCCCGCCTGCACAATCACCTCCAAGCCCTTTTTCACAAGCTGGGCGGTCGTATCGGGGACAAGAGCCACGCGGCGGTCACCCGGTGCGCGTTCGGTGGGGACTCCAATGATCATGGGTCTATTCTGGCAAGTACTTTGTGTTCAAGTAGTTATTGTGGAATGGTGGCAGTGGGAATCTCACGAAAGGACATCCAACCGGCATTTTATACTTGTTTGTCCGGCATTCGGTTCCTCGCCGACAAGCCTATCAAAATATCCCCTATCCCCTCGGAGAGACGACGGGGCGATTCAGCTCGAGCGCGGCACCTCGCGGAGCGTGTCTCGCAGGTTCTCGATCACACTGTCAATCTGCTGAGTGGGAAAGACTCCTCCCGCCTCGAACACCTGGCGATGAGTCTCCAGAGCCTCCACGACCTCGCCGAAGGTGCGTGGTACGCGGGTCGCGTCGTCGTGGACATCGGGAGTCGCGTCAATGGCCGTGTGAGCCACCCGCTCATCAAGGTCAACCATGTTTTTTCCCGCAATCATCGCCTGCGCGATTCCAGCCAGAAGTAGATAGGGATGAGCCGACCCGTCGGGCAGGCGGTACTCGATGGTCTCGGCGCACACCGGACGGCCCTTCGCATCGCGCGGAACAATCGGCAATCGCACGAGAGCTTTGCGGTTGTAGCGACCCCACGTCACGGTATTGGGAGCTTCCTTGCCCTGCATGAGTCTGACGAAAGACTCACGGCTGCGATTGCCGAATGCCATCAGGACTCCGCCGTATTGCACGAGTCCGCCGATCAGCCACTTGGAAACGGCGCGCAGTTGCCCCTTGCTATCGTGCACGCTCTGATACTTACCGCCGGTTTGCAGAGCAAGGTGAAAATGCATCCCGTTTCCGGCGTGGCCCGGTTTCACGATCGGATCGAAACTACAGCGCATTCCATGTTGTACGGCCAGATTGCGCAGCACCCAATGCGTGAGAACCACACTCTCGGCGGCCCGCGGAAGCGGCTGAAGTTGCATCTCCACTTCATGCTGTTCCCAAATCCAGTGGTCACCGCCGTCAGGAGGAATGTAGCCGACTTCGCTGTGTCCGTACTTGATGGGAACTCCCATATCCGCCAGCGTGGATAGCGCCTGCCGCCGCAGTTTCTCGCCGAACACAAACGGAGCCGTCGCGTGGTAGCCGCGATCGTACGTGCCATGCGTATCTCCGTCTCCCGTCAATCTTCCCACGAAGTATTCGACCTCGCCCAGCCCATGGAGGTCCACGCCGGTCTCGTGTTTCAAGCGCTCATAGGCCAGATTCAAGACGGTATCCGGCGAGACCGGCAGCGGCTTGCCGTCGCGACCCAGATGACCGCACAATACGGCCAGCGTCGGCTCGGCCGCGAAGGGATCGAGGAAAGCCGTCTGCGGACGCGCGTGCAATATGATGTCCGATGCTCCCGCTGAGATGCCGAGTCCGGCGAAAATGCTGCTGCCGTCTCCTCGCTCGCCGGCGGAGAGAATGTCACGCAGATGCTGCGCGCTCTGCGGCACGAAATCCAGCGTCTTCAGCCAGCCGTCGCCGCCCACGTGCATCAGACTGACCACGCGAATGTTCTGATCGCGTACGACGGCCACCAGATCGTCAATGGTCCAAGCGGAATTGGATTTGCGGAGTAGTCCCGCCAGCTTGCCCGAAAGCTGACCTGCGTCCTTGGATTTGGTGCGGGCGGCCGAGCGATTGGTTCGAGTGGTTTTCATGGTGTGTCTCTGAGTGGGCGATATTCACAAACGAGTGAAGGACGGAAAGAATGATATTCGTTTCGTATGGAGGACGTGTCAAGCACTCTATGTATCCACGCGCCTTCCCACGATACGCAGCCAGGCCCACGTCACGGCCAGGCCGGCGGCCATGCAGATCCACGGCGACACGCCCCAGCCGCCGGGAAGGTAGCCGGTGAGCGTGGCGATAATTCCGCCCGCGAGCGCATACGGCATCTGCGTTCGCACGTGATCCACGTGGTCGCAAGCCGAACACATCGAAGAGAGAATCGTGGTGTCGGAAATGGGCGAACAATGATCGCCGAAGATCGAACCGGTTAACACCGCCGCGATGGTTCCGAGGTGCGCAACGTGGGGAGTGAAGTGCCCGCCTGTAACATCGCCGCCGATCATCTGATGCGCCGCCGGGACGGCAATCGGCATGAGAATCGCCATGGTTCCCCACGACGTGCCGGTGGCAAACGAGATCACCGCCGCCGTCACGAACACTACCGCGGGCAAAAGATGCGGCGACAACACCGGCTCGATCGCCCGCACCACGAAGACCGCCGTTCCCATGTCCTTGCACACCTGACCAAGCGACCAGGCCAGAATGAGAATAATGACCGCGATGTTCATGGACTGCACGCCGGACAGAAAAGCGTCCATCACGCCCTGCACGCTCAAGCGCCGGGTGATGAGCGGAAACAGCGCGGCGGTCACGACGGCGGCCATCGAAGCCCAGAGCAGCGTGCGAAACGGTGAAGCCGCGCCGATGATCTGATAGAGCGGAGCGCTCGTACCCAGCGACTTCGAGCCGTCATACCACAGTCCGATGAGAGCGACCAGAATGAACGCGACCACCGGAATCCACGCAAAATGGGCGGGCGCGGGAGTTCCTTCGGGACGGTCGCGCTCGAGGCGGTCGAAATCGGCCAAAGGCGTGGCTCCCTCGCGGAGCAGAAGCCCGGTGGAACGCGCGCGGGTCTCCGCCTTCCACATGGCTCCCACGTCGCGGCGCATGATCGCAACCATCGCCACCAGCGCGAGTGCAATAATCGCATAGAAGCGATACGGGAGAGTCTGTACGAACACCCAATAGGCGTTGGCTTCGACGCCGATGGCGCGGAAGGCATCGGAAATCAGTCCGATCTCGAAGCCGATCCACGTCGAGATTACCGCCAGCGATGCGACCGGCGCGGCGGTGGAATCCACGATGTAGGCGAGCTTTTCGCGCGAGATTCGCAGGCGGTCGGTGAGCGGCCGCATCGAAGGGCCGACCACCAGACTATTCGCGTAGTCGTCAAAGAACATCACAAGACCCATCGTCCAGCCGGCCAACTGGGTGGAGCGCGTCGTGCGGCACCAATTCGTGAGCCGAAGCACCAGTCCGGCCGTGCCGCCCGACCGCGAAATGATTCCCACCATTCCCCCCAGCAGCAGGCTGAATAACACCACCGCCACGTGATCGGCGTCGGCCAGCGCGCCCACGACGTAGGTATCCACGGTGCGCAGGAGTCCGGTCAGGGCGTTGCCTTCCATAAGCGCTGCGCCCAGCCAGACTCCACAGAGCAACGAGATGAGCACTTGCCGAAGAAGCAACGCGAGACCGATCGCCACCACCGGCGGCAGAATGGAAATCCATCCCGCCGTCACGGATTCACCCGTGGCTTGCGCGAACGCGGACGCGCCGGGCAGGAAAACGAACAACGTAATGATCTTGAACCAGAGAAACTTCACAGGCGATGACTCTCCCCCCGCTTCGCGGGGGGATTCAAGGGGGGCTTTACTCGCCCTCAAGAACTTCTTCCAGCATCTCGCGCTGCCACCTCGGCCAGGTGCACATGATTTCGTAGGACGCTTTACGGGGCACGAACACCCAAATCGGCACGTCGGTCTCGGCCATGGCCGTCACGATAGCAGCAAATTCCGGATCAATTTCCAAATCCAATTTCCGTTGCACGTGCATGAGCAGCACGGCAGCGAAGCGAAACTCCGGAAGTTCCTGCACCACTTCTTTCAGTGTGTCCACCACGCTCGCCGCTTGGTATTTCTCGAACATCAGCCACGCCCGCATTGTTCGCACTTCAGGATCCGTGGGAGCGAGCAGTTCCGCCTCGGTGATTTGCGCGTCGGCCACGTCCAATCTGTTCGCTCGAATCAGAAACCTCGCGTACGCGAGTCGCAATTCGACCACACCGGATCGTCGGGCGATCGCCTCGCGAAAGGCGCTGTCGGCCGCTTCCACGTTGCCCGCGTCGCCGAGAACCACACCCAAGCCCCACAATCCGCCCGGATCGTCGCGCACTTCCCTGAGGATCGCGCGATAGTGCTCGGCCGCTTCTCCGTATCGTCCCGCGTGCCACAGATAGCGGCCCAGTTCGCGGCGAACTCGCTTGCGTTCCGTGGAATCCGCACGTGCCAGACCTTGCCCAAGAATCTTGATACATTCTTCGGCATCGCCGTTCGTGCAGAACCGCGCCTCCGCCGAACGGACGTAGGATTCCGCCTTGTTCGGGTACGACGAGATCATGGCATCCGCGTTGCCGGTGGCCAATTTATCCTCGTCGCGCAGCGAATGAACGTGCGAGAGCGTACTCAGTGCGCGTTCGGCGAGCGGGTCTCGCGCGCGCGCCCGCTCCGCGAATTCAAGAGCGCGCTCAAGTTCCTGCTTCTCCTGCTCGTTGTCTGAAGCGTTGCAAAGTCCGATTGCATAGCAGGCTTCGAGATTCGGCGCCCGCAGATAGTACTCCACGGTTTCCAGCAGCCGCGGATCTCGCTCTAAAAGCCGCTCGCGCACGATGTCCCGCGTGTCATATTCATCGCGGCGCGGCGTGTAATACGCGTTGGCGCCTTCCGCGAAATACTCCCACACGCTGGCCTGCTGATATTGGCTCATGAACGTGACGGTATCGCCGTCCTCGCGCGCCCGCGCGGCATGGAACGCGTCGGCAATTCGCTGCAAATCATCGGGCGGGAATACACCATGCACCTGATGCGTCAGTTCGTGGAGAACCGTGTTATATCCGAAATAGATGGAGCGTTCGACGTCCTCGACACCGGTCACGGTCGTGAATCCGCCGCACCCGCGCACGTCATCCCACAGCCGCGAGTCGTATTCGATGCGCTGATCGCGGATCGTTTCAAGACCGGGACACTCCGAAAGCAGTTCGTGAAGCGGCTTGATGTAGTGGCCACTGCCGCTCTCGACCAGCACCGGCAGGTAGGTTTTCCACGGCTGAACCGAAAGCGCGACCTGTTTCTGGTGACGCGGCGAAAGGCTGTGCCAATTGAGAATATACTCTTCGATGCGCGGCACCTTCGGCGTCGGCGTAGCCGCAAAGATCGCCTCGGCCCGCGCTCGGTGAACGCTCTGCCGCATTCGCATCCCTTCGAGAGCCTTGGCCAGTCCGGCGTGCGCGCGGCCGTATTCGGGATAGTACCGGAGCGCCACCCGGAATCCTTCCGCCGCGTCGTCCATTCGCCCCTGTACCCAGTCAATCGAGGCCAGCAGCGTCCACGGCTTCACGCCGGTCGGAAACGACATGGCCACCGCGACGATCAGCGCAACCTGCCGCGCCTCGTCGAGCTTGCCTTGCGCGTACAAATCGAGGGCAGGCTGCAATGCTTCGATGGCGTTGGAATCGGCGACGGCGAGCGGGTACTTCTCGGCGAGCTGCGTGTAGTTCAGGCGGGTGAAGCCGTTGCCGAGAAAGTAATGAGCTTTCTCGTGCCGCTCGTCCCAATTCAGGATCGCTTCGAACACGTCAATCGCTTCCGACGTTCGTCCCAAGAAGATCAGGGAATAGCCTACGTCGAACAGGACGTCGGAATCGAGGGTATGTTCATTGAACAGAAGGCTCAACGTATCGAGCGATTCCTGAAAACGATTCTGCTTCTGATACACCCTTCCGATTCCGTGAATCGCATCATCGGCGCGCGAGTTCACAACATCCGTCCAGAAGCGTTCATACCCTCCCACTTCGAGCGTATCCTTCTCCGGCAAGTGAACTCTTCCAAAGCAAGCCAGCGCACTGTCGTAGTCAAGCAGCCGGTACATGAGCTCGCCGCGCACCGTCCACGCCACGCCATCGAAAGGATTGTACGCGAGATCAATCTGCGTCAGGGAATCCACCGCCCGCAGATCGTCGCGTATGAAGAGCCACTTGTAACGTAGTTCGCGCGCGTCGGCCGTGGTGTCCGCTCCGATTCGAGCCAGCGCAGCCAGCAACCCGTCCACTTCGCCGAAGCGATAGGCGGTCAGCGCACTGTCCAATTTGAGGATCAGACTGTCTGTGGGCGAAAGCACGGGTGTCAAACCCAGCGCAATCTGGTCCCCGCGACGGTGCTCGATTTGATCGCGGATGACGTTCGCGAACTGCGCATAATTGACATCCCGCGCAAACGCACAGCACGCGAAGGCGAGAATCACAATCCCGATAGTGCCAAGTTGTCTCACACCCAACTTACTCCCAGAATAAGCAGAATCGCCACCACCACCATCATCAGCCCTTCGCCCGCGATCAGACCCGACGCCAGCGACGGGCCGTATTTGTCCACGGCTTCCGCGTCTTTGCGATTGTAGAGCCAGGTGATGAACGCGCCCAACCACATCGAAATCGAGTAATACGCGGGAACCATGAACGCGATTCCCAGCGCAATCGGCGAGGGCAGCCACTTGCCGACTTTCTTGTTGAACTTGCCGATGATGGGAATGGCCACGCCGACAATCGCGCCGATCAGTGAAGCGCCGATCGCACCTGACGGCAGCGACGAGAGACCTTTCGCCAGCAGCTCGGCCATCGCGAACCACGCGATTACCGCCGGACCCGAGAACTGATCGCCGGGAATCGTGTAGGCCGCCGTCAAGAGCCGATAGACCGCCGCCGCCGTGAACACACCGGTGATGACGCCGATGAGCTGCGTGATGACCTGCCGGCGGATCGAGACCTTCAGCATGTAGCCCGCCTTGAGATCGTGCATGAGGTCGCCGGCCTGACTCGCTCCCGCCGCGGTGATTCCCGCCGTCATGAGATTGGTGGGAATGTATCCCGGATGCAGCGCGCCGTAAACCACCTGTGTGATCTTGCCCATCGCGCCGACCGGATTGATATCGGTTTCGCCCGTCGCTCGCACCGCAATCGAGGCGATGAAAAACGAGAGCACCACCGCGAGGATGGCCATCCAGATCGGAATTCCGAAATAGAGATGCGCGAGCGTGGTCGTCAGCGCGGTCGCCGCCACCATGCCCACCGCCCACCACTTCATGGGGAACGGATCGGGCGCGTCATCCAGATCTTCCTCGACTACGGCGGTTTCGGCTTTTTTACCTCTGAGGATTTTCATAAACGATTTGAAGGTGTTGCCGATGACCTGATACTGCAAACCCAGACTGGCAAATCCGGCCGCCACCATGCAGGCTACGCCGGGCCACAGCACGAATTTGAAAGCGTTCTTGTACACTTCTCTGTCGGTGGTGAACTCCACGATCCCCATATCGAACAGCGTGGGCGCGATAATTCCCCACGCGAGAATGGCACCGGCGAAGAGCGACCATCCGACTTTCGGGCCGATGAGAATTCCCGCGCCCAGCATCATCGGCGACGCGTTGATCCCGATGCGCAGCGCGGCCACGGCAATTCCGAGAATCGTCACGCTCGCCAGACCGACATCGTCGAGCGAGATATCTTCAAACTTTCCGATCCCCAGCGGCTTGATGTTGTAGAGTAGTTTGAGAGAAGCGGCGATGACGCCCGCCCAGAGCAGGATCTTGGCTTTCTTGAGCGCTTCCGCGCCCGAAGCGTACATGGCCTTGATCGTTTCACCGGCGGCCATACCGGTTGGATAGCGGAGTTTCTCGCGCACCACCATTTGCTTGCGCAGCGGCACGGCGAAGAACACTCCGAGGAACGCAATCGAAATCGCCCAGATGACGAGCTGCTCGTAGCTGAGCAGGCTTTTTCCCTGCTGCTGGAGGTACATTTCGAACGCGGGAATGCAGGCCACTAATCCACCCGCCGAGGCCATCGTTCCCGCCGAGCTTCCGGCCGTGGCGGTGATGAGATTTTCTTTCGCGCCGTAGGGACGCTTCAGAACTCCACTCAGGCTCTTGAACAGTGCGAACGAAATCACCGCCGCGGTAATGGAAGCGCCGAACGTCCAGCCGATCTTAAGTCCGATGCAGATATTGCTGGCACCGATCAGCGAGCCGACGATGAGGCCCGAGAGCACCGCGCGTAAAGTGAGTTCGGAAAATTGCGGTTCCGCTTGTACTGGTGTCTTGGGAGGCGTGGAGGCAACTGCCATGAGGTTTCATCCCGTAGTTGTATGCGAAGAAAAAGTGAAAATCTGAAAAGCGAGCCTGTTTTTCCCTCCACTGTGTGTGGGGGGATCAAGGGGGGCTTCTTCGCCGTTGTCGTCCTGAACGTAGTGAAGGACCTCAGCTTACTTGCCGGGCTTGGATTGCTTGGGCCGAGCACGGGGGCTGAGATTCTTCACTTCGTTCAGAATGACATGATGGTGGTGTCGGCTGCATGTGCGGTGTCGGCTGCTTGCAGCCGACCCGCAAGACCGCACTGCCGTGCGCGGCTACGGATGGGCACGACGTGTCGTGCCCCTACAAATCGAGGTCTTCGGTGCGCGGGCCTTTTTTGCGGACTTTCGTCGCCTTCTTAAACGTCGCATCCCCGGCGGGCATGAAGGCTGTGCGCGGCAAGTCAAGCTGCTTACCTGCGAGAAGCTCCTCGATGGTCACGATCTGCAAACGCGGATGCTTGGTATCCAGCCAGTCGCTGTGATAGAATCCCGCGTCGGCGGCTTCCTTCTTCATCGGTTTGGTCGGCTCTTCGAGCGTGATGAAAACTCCCACGGCGGCTTTCTCGCGCTCGATGACGCCGCGTAGATCTCTCACCTGCGGAGCACTCACGTGTCCGCCCTTCACGGAGAAGATCACCTGCTCGGTGTGGCGATCTTTGCCGTCAATGAAATAGCGGCGGCCGTCAATGCCCTGATCCGCCCCCTTTTTCTGTTCAACCGGCCGCGCGTCCACCAGACCAAGCGCCCACCACTGGAATTGATATTTATCTTTGTCGGCCAGTTCGCGCGCGTCGTCGAGCGCGACCGGTTCCCCAATCACCCGATATGTAGGGGCGGAAGGCGTTCCGCCCGTTTCAGAAGGCGTTCCGTCCGTTTCGGAAGGTACTCCGCCCGTTTCAGAAGGTACTCCGCCCGTTTTGGTTCGTGGTTTACCTGTGGGCGCATCGCCATGCGCCCCTACACCCGCTGCATCAAACTGATCCTTCAGCCGCTTCTTGATGAGCGTAATCGCGAGGTGCGTGATGTCAATGCCGATCCAGCGGCGGTTCAGTCTCTGCGCCACCGCCACCGCAGTGCCGCAGCCGCAAAACGGATCGAGCACCACGTCCCCCTCGTTGGAGCACATTTCAATAATACGTTCCAATAGCTCTTCGGGCTTTTGGGTAGGATAACCCATCCGTTCAGCATCGCTTGCCTGAAGGTTCCCTATATCGTCCCAAAGCGACTGAACGGCTACCCCTTTCCCTTCATCAAGGTAGTATTTTCTATGGGGGACGGTACCAGGCTTTGTCTGCACAACTAAATCACGTGAGATTAAGTCATTCATTTTTTCTCGCGAATATCGCCAATATCTCGTAATGCCCATGACTTCATACTTGGGATTCCCTTTTGCTGCTCCACCAGGCCCAATCATACTTACAAGTCTGTAACGACGGCCTGTCATGGGCTCGATATGCTTATACATTGAGTCGACATAGGTAGCGGTGTAAGGTTTGAATGGTTGCTTAAAAAGATAGTCATCGGTTTTTGAGTAGAATAGAATTGAATCGGTTTGCTGTCCTAGAAGCTTACTTCCTTGGCCGAAATTGCTCTTTACAGTTGTGGCCCGTTTCCACACAATCTCATTCCTAAAATTCACGGCCCCGAACACCGCATCCATGAGGAGCTTGAGGTAGTGGCTGGCGGTGGGATCGCAGTGGAGATAGATGGAGCCGGTGGGCCTTAGGACGCGGCGCAGCTCGACGAGGCGGGGAGCCATCATCGAGAGGTAAGCCATCATGTCGTTGCCGCCGAGGAAGGTGCGGAAGGCCATCATCACGTCGGCCGTCCTGCCGCCCGCGAGGATCGTCTCCTCGAAGGCACGCGACGCCGCCTCGTCCCAATGCCACGTATCCTCGAAGGCCATGATCTGCGCCGCCGCCCGCGCGCCCGACTGCTCGGCGAACAGCACGTTGTAATCCTGATTGCTTTTAAATGGCGGATCGAGATAGATGAGGTCCACCGTCTCATCCTTCACGTA
This is a stretch of genomic DNA from bacterium. It encodes these proteins:
- a CDS encoding Re/Si-specific NAD(P)(+) transhydrogenase subunit alpha, translating into MIIGVPTERAPGDRRVALVPDTTAQLVKKGLEVIVQAGAGTDAEYPDTLFIQKGAKVLASREEVFYKADVLLQTGMFAAAPTVREADIALLRKGQAVIGLMNPLGNPGLMKEIAGRGATTFALELLPRITRAQSMDVLSSMAMCAGYKAVLLAAEALPRFLPMFMTAAGTVTPARVFIIGAGVAGLQAIATAKRLGAVVHAYDIRPAVKEEVQSLGAKFVELELETEESADSGGYAKAMGEEFYARQRELMHSVIAKSDIVITTAAVPGKKAPVLVTKAMVEAMPPGSVIVDLAAEQGGNCELTEPGETVLHDRVSILGPLNLPSSVAYHASQMYSKNITTFLLSMVKDGKLELNMEDEIIRETLVTRNGDVVNTRVRELLN
- a CDS encoding glutamine synthetase family protein, whose translation is MKTTRTNRSAARTKSKDAGQLSGKLAGLLRKSNSAWTIDDLVAVVRDQNIRVVSLMHVGGDGWLKTLDFVPQSAQHLRDILSAGERGDGSSIFAGLGISAGASDIILHARPQTAFLDPFAAEPTLAVLCGHLGRDGKPLPVSPDTVLNLAYERLKHETGVDLHGLGEVEYFVGRLTGDGDTHGTYDRGYHATAPFVFGEKLRRQALSTLADMGVPIKYGHSEVGYIPPDGGDHWIWEQHEVEMQLQPLPRAAESVVLTHWVLRNLAVQHGMRCSFDPIVKPGHAGNGMHFHLALQTGGKYQSVHDSKGQLRAVSKWLIGGLVQYGGVLMAFGNRSRESFVRLMQGKEAPNTVTWGRYNRKALVRLPIVPRDAKGRPVCAETIEYRLPDGSAHPYLLLAGIAQAMIAGKNMVDLDERVAHTAIDATPDVHDDATRVPRTFGEVVEALETHRQVFEAGGVFPTQQIDSVIENLRDTLREVPRSS
- a CDS encoding Na+/H+ antiporter NhaC family protein produces the protein MKFLWFKIITLFVFLPGASAFAQATGESVTAGWISILPPVVAIGLALLLRQVLISLLCGVWLGAALMEGNALTGLLRTVDTYVVGALADADHVAVVLFSLLLGGMVGIISRSGGTAGLVLRLTNWCRTTRSTQLAGWTMGLVMFFDDYANSLVVGPSMRPLTDRLRISREKLAYIVDSTAAPVASLAVISTWIGFEIGLISDAFRAIGVEANAYWVFVQTLPYRFYAIIALALVAMVAIMRRDVGAMWKAETRARSTGLLLREGATPLADFDRLERDRPEGTPAPAHFAWIPVVAFILVALIGLWYDGSKSLGTSAPLYQIIGAASPFRTLLWASMAAVVTAALFPLITRRLSVQGVMDAFLSGVQSMNIAVIILILAWSLGQVCKDMGTAVFVVRAIEPVLSPHLLPAVVFVTAAVISFATGTSWGTMAILMPIAVPAAHQMIGGDVTGGHFTPHVAHLGTIAAVLTGSIFGDHCSPISDTTILSSMCSACDHVDHVRTQMPYALAGGIIATLTGYLPGGWGVSPWICMAAGLAVTWAWLRIVGRRVDT
- a CDS encoding tetratricopeptide repeat protein, producing the protein MRQLGTIGIVILAFACCAFARDVNYAQFANVIRDQIEHRRGDQIALGLTPVLSPTDSLILKLDSALTAYRFGEVDGLLAALARIGADTTADARELRYKWLFIRDDLRAVDSLTQIDLAYNPFDGVAWTVRGELMYRLLDYDSALACFGRVHLPEKDTLEVGGYERFWTDVVNSRADDAIHGIGRVYQKQNRFQESLDTLSLLFNEHTLDSDVLFDVGYSLIFLGRTSEAIDVFEAILNWDERHEKAHYFLGNGFTRLNYTQLAEKYPLAVADSNAIEALQPALDLYAQGKLDEARQVALIVAVAMSFPTGVKPWTLLASIDWVQGRMDDAAEGFRVALRYYPEYGRAHAGLAKALEGMRMRQSVHRARAEAIFAATPTPKVPRIEEYILNWHSLSPRHQKQVALSVQPWKTYLPVLVESGSGHYIKPLHELLSECPGLETIRDQRIEYDSRLWDDVRGCGGFTTVTGVEDVERSIYFGYNTVLHELTHQVHGVFPPDDLQRIADAFHAARAREDGDTVTFMSQYQQASVWEYFAEGANAYYTPRRDEYDTRDIVRERLLERDPRLLETVEYYLRAPNLEACYAIGLCNASDNEQEKQELERALEFAERARARDPLAERALSTLSHVHSLRDEDKLATGNADAMISSYPNKAESYVRSAEARFCTNGDAEECIKILGQGLARADSTERKRVRRELGRYLWHAGRYGEAAEHYRAILREVRDDPGGLWGLGVVLGDAGNVEAADSAFREAIARRSGVVELRLAYARFLIRANRLDVADAQITEAELLAPTDPEVRTMRAWLMFEKYQAASVVDTLKEVVQELPEFRFAAVLLMHVQRKLDLEIDPEFAAIVTAMAETDVPIWVFVPRKASYEIMCTWPRWQREMLEEVLEGE
- a CDS encoding OPT/YSL family transporter, which codes for MAVASTPPKTPVQAEPQFSELTLRAVLSGLIVGSLIGASNICIGLKIGWTFGASITAAVISFALFKSLSGVLKRPYGAKENLITATAGSSAGTMASAGGLVACIPAFEMYLQQQGKSLLSYEQLVIWAISIAFLGVFFAVPLRKQMVVREKLRYPTGMAAGETIKAMYASGAEALKKAKILLWAGVIAASLKLLYNIKPLGIGKFEDISLDDVGLASVTILGIAVAALRIGINASPMMLGAGILIGPKVGWSLFAGAILAWGIIAPTLFDMGIVEFTTDREVYKNAFKFVLWPGVACMVAAGFASLGLQYQVIGNTFKSFMKILRGKKAETAVVEEDLDDAPDPFPMKWWAVGMVAATALTTTLAHLYFGIPIWMAILAVVLSFFIASIAVRATGETDINPVGAMGKITQVVYGALHPGYIPTNLMTAGITAAGASQAGDLMHDLKAGYMLKVSIRRQVITQLIGVITGVFTAAAVYRLLTAAYTIPGDQFSGPAVIAWFAMAELLAKGLSSLPSGAIGASLIGAIVGVAIPIIGKFNKKVGKWLPSPIALGIAFMVPAYYSISMWLGAFITWLYNRKDAEAVDKYGPSLASGLIAGEGLMMVVVAILLILGVSWV
- a CDS encoding restriction endonuclease encodes the protein MENTLYYGDNLDILRRYVKDETVDLIYLDPPFKSNQDYNVLFAEQSGARAAAQIMAFEDTWHWDEAASRAFEETILAGGRTADVMMAFRTFLGGNDMMAYLSMMAPRLVELRRVLRPTGSIYLHCDPTASHYLKLLMDAVFGAVNFRNEIVWKRATTVKSNFGQGSKLLGQQTDSILFYSKTDDYLFKQPFKPYTATYVDSMYKHIEPMTGRRYRLVSMIGPGGAAKGNPKYEVMGITRYWRYSREKMNDLISRDLVVQTKPGTVPHRKYYLDEGKGVAVQSLWDDIGNLQASDAERMGYPTQKPEELLERIIEMCSNEGDVVLDPFCGCGTAVAVAQRLNRRWIGIDITHLAITLIKKRLKDQFDAAGVGAHGDAPTGKPRTKTGGVPSETGGVPSETDGTPSETGGTPSAPTYRVIGEPVALDDARELADKDKYQFQWWALGLVDARPVEQKKGADQGIDGRRYFIDGKDRHTEQVIFSVKGGHVSAPQVRDLRGVIEREKAAVGVFITLEEPTKPMKKEAADAGFYHSDWLDTKHPRLQIVTIEELLAGKQLDLPRTAFMPAGDATFKKATKVRKKGPRTEDLDL